The genomic stretch CTCGCCGGGCGCGGCCCCGCCGGGGAGGAGCGCGACGACCTCGTCGTCCGGCACGCCTTCACCCCGTCCCAGCGCATGGTGCTCGAGGGCGGCGCCGCCGAGAAAGATCACCCCGCGGGCCCCTGAGATCCTTGACACGCTCCTGCCGGGGTCCTAACCCAGGCGGCGTCGGCCGGGGGGAACACCCCCCGAAGGCCACAGGAGCGTCTTCATGAGCAAGATCATCGGGATCGACCTCGGGACCACGAATTCGGTGGTCGCCATCATGGAGGGCGGCAAGCCCACCGTGATCACGAACGCGGAAGGAAGCCGGCTGACCCCCTCGGTCGTCGCGGTCACCGACAAGGGCGAGCGGCTCGTCGGCCAGGTCGCCAAGCGGCAGGCCATCACGAACCCCACGAACACCGTCTATTCCATCAAGCGGTTCATGGGGCGGAAATTCGCGGAGATCCAGGGCGAGATCAAGATGGTGCCCTACCACGTCGAGCCGGCTGACAACGGCGACGTGCGCGTCCGCATCCAGGACAAGACCTATTCGCCTCCGGAGGTCTCGGCGCTGGTCCTCCGGAAGCTCAAGGAGGCCGCCGAGGCCCACCTCGGCGAGAGCGTCTCGCGCGCGGTCATCACCGTGCCGGCGTACTTCAACGACGCTCAGCGCCAGGCCACCAAGGACGCGGGCCAGATCGCGGGCCTGACCGTCGAGCGGATCGTCAACGAGCCGACCGCGGCCGCGCTCGCGTACGGCCTCGAAAAGAAGAAGGACGAGACGATCGCCGTGTTCGATTTCGGCGGCGGCACGTTCGACATCTCGATCCTCGAGGTCGGGGACGGCGTCGTCGAGGTCAAGTCGACGAACGGCGACACGCACCTCGGCGGCGACGACATCGACCACGTCCTCATGGACTGGCTCGTCTCCGAGTTCAAGAAGGACCAGGGGATCGACCTCTCGAAGGACAAGATGGCGCTCCAGCGCCTGAAGGAAGCGGCGGAGAAGGCGAAGTGCGAGCTCTCCTCCGTGACCGAGACCGAGATCAACCTCCCGTTCATCACCGCGGACGCGAGCGGGCCGAAGCACCTCCAGCTCAAGCTCAACCGCGCACGGTTCGAGCAGCTCGTCGATCCGATCCTGAAGCGCACGCTCACGCCGTGCGAGCGGGCGATCGCGGACGCCGGGGTCAAGGCTTCCGACATCGACGAGGTCGTGCTCGTCGGTGGCTCGACGCGCATCCCGAAGATCCAGGAGATGGTCAAGAGCTTCTTCGGGCGCGAGCCCCACAAGGGGGTCAACCCGGACGAGGTCGTCGCCGTCGGCGCCGCCGTGCAAGCGGGCGTGCTCGCCGGGGACGTGAAGGACCTGCTCCTCCTCGACGTCACGCCTCTGACCCTCGGCATCGAGACCCTGGGCGGCGTCGCGACGAAGCTCATCGCGCGCAACGCGACGATCCCGA from Candidatus Polarisedimenticolaceae bacterium encodes the following:
- the dnaK gene encoding molecular chaperone DnaK is translated as MSKIIGIDLGTTNSVVAIMEGGKPTVITNAEGSRLTPSVVAVTDKGERLVGQVAKRQAITNPTNTVYSIKRFMGRKFAEIQGEIKMVPYHVEPADNGDVRVRIQDKTYSPPEVSALVLRKLKEAAEAHLGESVSRAVITVPAYFNDAQRQATKDAGQIAGLTVERIVNEPTAAALAYGLEKKKDETIAVFDFGGGTFDISILEVGDGVVEVKSTNGDTHLGGDDIDHVLMDWLVSEFKKDQGIDLSKDKMALQRLKEAAEKAKCELSSVTETEINLPFITADASGPKHLQLKLNRARFEQLVDPILKRTLTPCERAIADAGVKASDIDEVVLVGGSTRIPKIQEMVKSFFGREPHKGVNPDEVVAVGAAVQAGVLAGDVKDLLLLDVTPLTLGIETLGGVATKLIARNATIPTRKAEVFSTAADGQTSVEIHVLQGEREMARDNKTLGRFHLDGIAPAPRGVPQIEVAFDIDANGIVHVSAKDLGTGREQKITITASSGLSKDEVDKLVREAESHAAEDKKQRGDVEARNRADQLVYQTEKDLADNGAKVPESDQAALKEAIAAAKKALESGDGAGIQSAADALDRARLRFGEAVYRTASAAPPGGQDAGAKAQDGKSDDVIDAEVVDSDRGKN